tctatagacttttccttcaggaagctgtctagaccattttaaaccctgctaagctaaccacctttaccacattctctggcaaggaactgcagagtttaattacatgttgagtgaagaaaacgttcctctgattcatattaaatagAATCCTATCCAATGAACTTTGTAAATTCCTCAGGAGTAGCTCataaagtactttgtcaaatgccttctgaaaatccagatacagagtTATGCGTGTCATGCATCAGAGACATTGTAAATTAAGTTGTCATTTGTTGCACCTTACCGTGTATCAGCTTTGACCACTTCATGTTTATCTGCCTGAAGAGATTTAACTTATGAACAGCTGCCATTGGAGTGGACTGGCTTAGTGAGAAAGTGAATGTGGAGAAAGAATAAAGCTGTTTACAGCCTCCCAGAAGATTCTGGTCCTGGCCCTAACCAAATAAATATTGTTATGTACAGGGGTTACTCTGATTCTGGGTACACAGTAGGCAACCACCTAACAAACATAACAAGACTCTGTTATAATATGGTATCATTTGGATGACTTCTTTGATACACTCAACCTAATTTTCACAATAAAAGCTATTATTTCAACTCCATTATTTCCTATAGCATGAAAACAACAGAATGAAAACTTTACAGAAGTTACATTTTACTGGTAGATTGTTCTGGCaataaaaaatggaagaaaaccaCTGGTAATAGAATAGTCTTTTCATTCTGGGTGAACATCCCACTATGCCGCTGCGGCCTAGCAGGAACTGTTAAAGATCTGCCTGGAAACTGGGACTAATTACAGTGCAATCCACACACCTTCCTTTTTCTTGTCACTCAGGGAGTGTGTTATGTTTTCCATTCACTTCTTGAATACAACTCCTCAAATGAGCTTTGAAGGTGAAAGGGCCAGGCCTTTTTCAGTATGGGCGGGAACAGGATGAGGCCTACCGTTCCATCTGATTGGCCCTAGAAAGCGGTAGCACAGATGGGCAGATACAGCAAAATCTGCAGGCAACAGAGATTTTGCTATTTTCTGGAACAGCTGTTCATGATGTAGATTGTgaggaaaaaaaatacagatttttttcctttcaaaattTAATAAAAGCTTGAAATTTCTAAAGGAAAGAAACCAATATAAAAAGTATAGAAAGTTTAATTACATTAAAATGTCAATCATTTGTCAAATGGCTTCACAAGGTAATGACTTCCCTATTACAGTTCATCTGTGACAGGATGAGGTAGCAGGTAGGGAGGGGTCATGAGTGAACAGGCTAAAGCTGAGAGGGTGCCACTAATGCCTCACTTCAGCCACTAGAGTTTTAAACAAATAGTCCAGATTGTAGGTCACATTGAGAGTCACATCCGGATTCAATTTATTTCCCCCTAAGTAAAGGCAAGGTTGACAGGCCCAATACTGAATAGGTCAGTGAGAGAGGGTGTGATGATCCTGGCTGAGTTTTTGTGCTGATATCTTTATGCATTGTATattgaagaatttgatggccaaagTTGGGTCTGGATttgtcttcaataaagttttgttTGTACTCGCTATGGTCTATCCTCGTTCCttggaccacctctgctgttgGTATCATTTCCAATATTGACTTGGCCAAACCCAGCCCTGCCTGATAGCAGCTGGTCCTTCTAATGTAGTGGTTCTCAATTCAGACCTCAGGGCATACCCAGCCAGGTACATTTTCAGGATATACCTGATGAACATACATAAGATAGATGCATACaagtctatttcatgcatattattcattgtggatatcctgaaaatctgactggttaggtgatccctgaggactgggttgagaacctctagcATATTCATCAGCAACAGGATTTAGAGTTTCTAAAATCCCTGTCTGAAAAATCCAAAGTACTGCCAGGAAGGGAACTCCCTTGCTCTTCCTCTACCCCAATAACTGAGGCTTTGTTACCATTAatgcctcttcctcctcttctctgTTCACCTCAGCCCTGgcttcaaccccctcccccctcccacatacACACAGAAACACCAAAAAATGCCACAGGAATTTCATGGAAAGCTGGGAACCCAATAATTTGTCTCTCACTATAGGCTGTAAGGTCATGTAAATTGCTCAAGAAAATAACCTGACCACAGACATATCAGCAGAGATAGCAGGTTGCCATCTCACCCAGATCAATCTAAACACGCTGAAGCGAGACCTGCTTTGCATGCATGGAAACATAGCTCTTGTACTGGAAGAGAAAGCAGATTCACAACTCCCTTCATGCTCTGGGGCAAAGCCAGGCCTAGATGAGCCTGTTCAGGTTGACATGGGAGAAGCAGCAAGTCTAAGAAAAATGTGCACTGGAACGTTGACATAGAACAAGCAAGTGGCCTCTCAGATCACCAGTTTCTCAACACTTAATGTACTCGTTTCATCCTCTTCATTTGATCCAAAATATCCAGGCAAATCGATCATCCTCTGCTCTGCCTCTGTAAGTCCGAAAGAAGTATTGTCGTAAAAGGCACATTCAGGATCTCGGGGGAAGCTCTGACACTTCTCTCTCCGGTACTGAGCTGGGCTAAAGGGGCCATGGCTGCTTCTCTGATAATGATCTCCGGTGTTGCAAGTGGAATCTCCGACTCTCTTCCAGGAGCTTCTGTACGTTGGTTGAAGCCCCCTTCTGTTCTTGCTAGGCTCTAGCTTCTCAGATCTTGCTCCAGACTGCTGGTCATGAATCAGATCAGGCTTGTCAGTTGCAAGCCTCGTCTGATGGTGTCTTGAACAGCTGAACGCCACACTGGTCAAGACAGTGTCTTTGGATAGCTCAAGCTTATCATCCATTCTTCTGGGCTTGGGCCTGAATCTCTCTTCCAGTGAGCAATCTAGCATTCTAGCCCTGGCTATATAGGCAGGTAGCTGCCTGGATGAAAGGGTCGACAGGCTGCGCTCTCTAAACGGCCTGGCCTGCTTGCTCTCATGAAAGCTGGCAGTTCTCCTAAAAGTGTGGTTTGTATAATATCCCCCTCTGGTGTCCTGGTAACTCAGATGAGGCTGTCTAGTCAGTTTCAAGCTGGGGCTTACTACAGCAGTGCCAGGGTTGGAAGTAAACTCTAACCTGGAGCTAGGCCTTTCACCCTGGAATTTTGGATAAATACTGGTCTGCTCTGAAAATGGAGATCTGATTCTAAATGTGGTTGTAGTCACCTCCTCTTGGGTGCCTGCAGCCAATGGTGGAAGAAGGGTGGCATCGAGAATTGTGTCGGTCAGAGGATTCTGTGAAACATGGTACACTTTAGTTTCTTCCGTCagacctttctttttcatttctttcagttgTTGCTGTGCCAGGCGGTAGCTAAAAATGGGGGGAATTATTTTCTGAACACTTGCAGCATCATTGGTGGGTGCATTTTGTTCTTGGGCGTGCTCCTCAGCATGCTTTACACTGTGTTTGTAGGCGAGAGAGATGTTACCAGCCTCTCCCGTCTTTCGCATCACAGCATCTCCACTGCTTTCAGAAAAACTCTCTCGTGGGTTCAGCTGGCAGATGTTTTCCTCATCAGAGTTCTTGCGGAAGCTAGGCGTATGGACAGAGTTGTGTCGCACCGAGCGGCTGCACTTCTGGGTCCTACAGAGCTTTCTCCACATAGTGATGAGGACAGTGACTACGATGATAACCAGGCACAGGGATATGCCAATGACTGTGACTAGGTTACCAGTCCTCTGGTTCTCCATGGGATGTGGGGAAGGTTTGCTTGGTGGCATCAcagctgtattaaaaaaaaaaaaaaaaaacagaaaaaaaggggaAGCCACACAGTCAGCTTTTTTCATTTCCATACATTATCTAGGCaatggacaaaaaagtgaggacagctcgAAGAGGATATCAAGAAGTCTTTAATGTGGATAGCTTAAAAAcaacccgacatggccgtgtttcggcaccaaagcCAAAAACTCTCGGTTGTAGAGCGCCATAGCTGCAAAACTTGTCAATGACATCATTGATGAGTTTTGCAGCTGCGGCACTCTACAGCCgagatttgttttgtttctcaattcaaggaagccttatttatttatttttgttacatttgtaccccgcgctttcccactcatggcaggctcaatgcggcaggcaatggagggttaagtgacttgcccagagtcctgtgccaggaattgaactcagttcctcaggaccaaagtccaccaccctaaccactaggcatatAGCTACATATCTCTCTTGGTTAAGCCACCAACCATAACACAAGAgatttatttgacccctgatgcaggctttggtgCCGAAAGACGGCCGTATCGGGTCGTTTTTAAGCTATCCacattaaagacttcctgatatccTCTTCGAGCTGGcctcacttttttgtccattGCTTTTGTTGCACTGAGGATTCTTCTCCTCCCTTTTCGTTTTCCATACATTATCTAGGACCACACCCCACCCCTCCTGGAACTTTCAGGCTCAATCTCCTGTTTTCTCCTTtctgtgcccccaccctcacttACTTGCTGTCTCTCCTTTTACCTCCCCCTCCACACAAGCattctcctctcttttcctccccccccaaccacctTCTCACtaaaggagttggagaaaatatttccccACCTCTGGCTGTTGATTGGCTCATTCTGCTAGACTGGACTTCTCAGAGGCAGAAGATGGGGAATCATCAGCTGCAGGCAGTATGGAACTTCCTCTGGGCTCCTGCCTTAGTCATTGGCCTACCATCTGCCTGCATCTCAGCCTAAAATGAGTGCACTGCATGCTCCAGGCAGCTCCTGCTCTTAACTGCAAGCCTGAACACTAGGTGACTTTGGGAACCACATTGCTATTCTTGTTTGTTTTATAATTGCCACTTTTGAGGGTGTTCACACTGCATTAGCATCAGCATATTGCTGATCAGATTTtgtaactcctgaggcaggcgaccCTTTCCGAAACAGTTCTGTTTTGAGCCATCAAGTCTATTTGTGTTTGTGTGGTTTAttccaaaaacaaaatatattgtcaggTTGGCAAATTAATGTTTTAAAAAGTTAACTTTCCTTGAAATAGGATTTACTACAGATACTCTGTTCTTGTTTAGCAGGGCAGTACAAGAGTCACTTGATTTGCATACTACATTGATGATATTACAGATTATTCACAGTATAAGTACCGGTAGTtctaaaaacaaaaagggattatCCACACAGAGGGGAGCTGCGAATATGTGGGCAAAGTTTAAATTGGGGCTGTTGTAAAGGGGAAGCACAACTGGGGACCACTTGGAGCACCAAGACAGGGAGGTGGCATGTCTTCCTATTGAGTCTCACTGTCTGCAGATTTGTAAGCCCATGGTCATAAAGTGATACAGGAAGAGGAACACTGTAAGTAGCCCTAGCCCAGGGCACTGTTTTCCCCATTGATGGCACCACTCCAAATgagtcactttatttatttatttatttttagtttgatTACGTACAGGTACAGTCTTCAAGAGAACAGGATGAAATCTCTTTCTGGGTACCCACACAGCCAGATTTTGctagagaggatgagaggcactgTCTGTGCCGCTCCCTGGTGCCGTCCCCACACTTCACACTGCAGGGACTCCAGGCCTGCCACAGGCTCCATGTTTctgga
This portion of the Microcaecilia unicolor chromosome 4, aMicUni1.1, whole genome shotgun sequence genome encodes:
- the THSD1 gene encoding thrombospondin type-1 domain-containing protein 1; amino-acid sequence: MVPLIRMRQILKDFSNLLLVLLCDYVLGEAEYLLLGQHSHTALSSHTVVVDFYYDDSGNLTSQNRTIILFDTSTNSTVTTKQLPTNQSQGSIGFECFHFKAAGLYQFRIVHEGVNSSDVELGSCVLNVTWPVFHIDLNRTSETAGSSLQVGIFITEMLCSLEVNKTLFSLDVQHTNHLYEYEKLSTDGDLMKRTSKEIILSRSQWVEIGCTSDSQQAYVMVTLTSLDTNLVISSIGPIDLVQRFGYKLVVTAALICESLVGVHIIPPPCISIHGKIAVYKEISRRSGVSIASLAENMLYPGRDRTEFNCTLFDIGNNKYCFEFFVYSSKSHAIPRAKECVTIQREIETWSLWQAWSPCSVKCGDGTRERHRQCLSSSLAKSGCVGTQKEISSCSLEDCTSVMPPSKPSPHPMENQRTGNLVTVIGISLCLVIIVVTVLITMWRKLCRTQKCSRSVRHNSVHTPSFRKNSDEENICQLNPRESFSESSGDAVMRKTGEAGNISLAYKHSVKHAEEHAQEQNAPTNDAASVQKIIPPIFSYRLAQQQLKEMKKKGLTEETKVYHVSQNPLTDTILDATLLPPLAAGTQEEVTTTTFRIRSPFSEQTSIYPKFQGERPSSRLEFTSNPGTAVVSPSLKLTRQPHLSYQDTRGGYYTNHTFRRTASFHESKQARPFRERSLSTLSSRQLPAYIARARMLDCSLEERFRPKPRRMDDKLELSKDTVLTSVAFSCSRHHQTRLATDKPDLIHDQQSGARSEKLEPSKNRRGLQPTYRSSWKRVGDSTCNTGDHYQRSSHGPFSPAQYRREKCQSFPRDPECAFYDNTSFGLTEAEQRMIDLPGYFGSNEEDETSTLSVEKLVI